Proteins from one Bombus pascuorum chromosome 15, iyBomPasc1.1, whole genome shotgun sequence genomic window:
- the LOC132914877 gene encoding protein KRTCAP2 homolog, whose protein sequence is MPVSSGVSFVLSSILTVLVFSGMQIYKAALASSQVYTILGGYIGSILFLCVLTAIGNLEATIFGKSFQQKLFPEVIFSLIVSLIASGLVHRVAITTCFLFSMIALYYINRISQETYAVPVPTVSVHTKKRK, encoded by the exons atgc ctgTTAGTAGCGGAGTATCGTTTGTGTTGTCATCTATTTTAACAGTTCTCGTATTTTCGGGAATGCAAATATATAAAGCTGCCCTGGCATCGTCACAGGTTTATACAATATTGGGAGGATATATTGGATCTATATTGTTTTTGTGTGTATTAACTGCAATAGGAAACTTGGAAGCAACGATATTTGGCAAATCTtttcaacaaaaattgtttcctGAAG TTATCTTTTCATTGATAGTCAGTTTGATTGCATCAGGTCTAGTACATCGTGTGGCAATTACAACGTGCTTCCTGTTTTCTATGATTGCATTATACTATATCAATCGAATTTCCCAAGAAACATATGCTGTTCCAGTACCTACAGTCTCAGTTCacacaaagaaaagaaagtaa
- the LOC132914861 gene encoding stomatin-like protein 2, mitochondrial: protein MLLRTYKWGLNCQFKQLARNFGILKHQPALGFEHHVAKLPIIQHVRCKSNTPMNTIILFVPQQEAWVVERMGKFHRILNPGLNILTPIIDRIKYVQCLKEIAIEIPQQSAVTSDNVTLNIDGVLYLRVVNPFLASYGVDDPEFAVVQIAQTTMRSELGKIPLDNVFREREGLNVCIVESINKASEAWGIACLRYEIRDIRLPPRVQEAMQMQVEAERKKRAAVLESEGTREAEINIAEGKRLAQILASEAIKQEEINKATGTAQALVAIAEARAKSLKLVANALNITDAKNAAAYSIAEQYVKAFNKLAKVNNTLILPSNVSDVSSLVTQAMTIYKQVMSQPTLDNPDAKENKDALSVDDSDESFEYFSDKEEAEKHRSSKRKQNPKFYPYRDGEK, encoded by the exons ATGTTGTTGCGAACGTACAAGTGGGGATTAAACTGCCAATTTAAACAGCTTGCTCGTAATTTTGGAATATTAAAG catCAACCAGCTCTTGGATTTGAACATCATGTTGCTAAACTGCCGATAATACAACATGTTAGATGTAAATCTAACACTCCGATGAATACCATTATACTATTTGTTCCACAACAAGAG GCATGGGTTGTCGAAAGAATGGGCAAGTTTCATAGGATTCTAAACCCAGGCTTAAACATTCTTACACCAATAATTgatagaattaaatatgttCAGTGTCTCAAAGAAATAGCTATAGAAATACCTCAACAAAGTGCTGTTACCTCAG ataatgtaacgttaaatattgatGGTGTGTTATACTTAAGAGTAGTTAATCCATTTCTGGCTTCGTATGGTGTTGATGATCCTGAGTTTGCCGTAGTTCAAATAGCTCAAACTACAATGCGATCTGAACTAGGAAAAATACCTTTGGATAATGTGttcagagaaagagaagggcTCAATGTTTGTATCGTCGAGAGTATAAATAAAGCAAGTGAAGCTTGGGGAATAGCTTGTCTAAGATATGAAATAC GTGACATAAGACTACCTCCGAGAGTACAAGAAGCAATGCAAATGCAAGTGGAAGCAGAACGCAAGAAGAGAGCCGCAGTTTTAGAATCAGAAGGAACTAGAGAAgcagaaataaatatagcagaAGGAAAACGTTTAGCGCAGATTCTAGCATCCG AGGCtataaaacaagaagaaataaataaggCGACTGGTACTGCACAGGCTTTAGTGGCCATTGCGGAAGCACGTGCAAAGAGTTTAAAACTTGTGGCAAATGCTCTCAATATAACAGACGCAAAAAATGCAGCAGCATATAGTATAGCAGAACAGTATGTCAAAGCATTCAACAAATTGGCAAAGGTCAACAATACTTTGATCTTGCCCAGTAATGTTTCTGATGTGTCTTCCTTAGTAACACAA GCAATGACGATTTATAAACAAGTTATGTCACAGCCTACTTTAGATAATCCTGATGCAAAAGAGAACAAAGATGCTCTCAGTGTTGATGACTCAGATGaatctttcgaatatttcagTGACAAAGAAGAAGCAGAGAAGCACAGAAGCAGCAAAAGAAAGCAAAATCCTAaa TTCTATCCTTATAGAGATGgggagaaataa